A single genomic interval of Zunongwangia sp. HGR-M22 harbors:
- a CDS encoding NADH:ubiquinone reductase (Na(+)-transporting) subunit D — MKTDNTKTSTESTKSAAEKKKDEMILFLSSSEEKEHFLSKNNRKLLSDPFDDNNPITVQVLGICSALAITVQLRPALVMALAVIVVVAFSNVIVSLIRNLIPNRIRIIVQLVVVASLVILVDQVLKAYSYDVSKQLSVFVGLIITNCIVMGRLEAFALGNGVYKSFLDGIGNGAGYGFILILVAFFRELLGSGKLFGFEVLGHKAPTMAESTGLYALGYENNGLMLLSPMALIIVGIIIWAQRARNRKLIEE; from the coding sequence ATGAAGACAGATAACACAAAAACTTCTACAGAGTCGACTAAAAGTGCTGCTGAGAAGAAAAAAGATGAAATGATTCTGTTCTTATCAAGTTCAGAAGAGAAAGAACATTTTCTGTCTAAGAATAACAGAAAATTATTATCAGATCCGTTTGATGACAATAACCCGATTACCGTTCAGGTATTAGGTATTTGTTCTGCATTAGCGATTACTGTTCAATTACGACCTGCCTTAGTAATGGCATTAGCTGTAATTGTAGTAGTTGCTTTTTCTAACGTAATTGTTTCTTTAATTAGAAATTTGATTCCTAACCGAATTAGAATTATCGTACAACTTGTAGTAGTAGCTTCTCTTGTAATATTAGTGGATCAGGTTTTAAAAGCCTACTCTTATGATGTTAGTAAGCAACTTTCAGTTTTCGTTGGTTTGATTATTACCAACTGTATTGTAATGGGACGTTTAGAGGCTTTTGCTTTAGGAAATGGAGTTTACAAATCTTTCCTTGATGGTATAGGAAACGGTGCAGGATATGGTTTTATACTAATTTTGGTAGCATTCTTTAGAGAATTGTTAGGTTCTGGCAAACTTTTTGGATTTGAAGTTTTAGGGCATAAAGCACCAACTATGGCAGAATCTACTGGATTGTATGCGTTAGGTTACGAAAATAACGGGTTGATGCTTCTTTCACCAATGGCGCTTATCATTGTTGGGATTATTATTTGGGCACAACGTGCAAGAAACCGTAAACTAATCGAAGAATAA
- the apaG gene encoding Co2+/Mg2+ efflux protein ApaG — MVQQITKGIKISVHTFFDGIIYDRYQVKYAFGYKITIENQSNDSVQLKSRFWKIKDALNKTETVEGEGVIGKKPVIKPGEKHTYQSGCLLNTPFGAMIGHYNMINFTNTRRFRVQIPSFKLSAPFALN, encoded by the coding sequence ATGGTTCAACAAATAACAAAAGGCATAAAAATCTCGGTTCATACTTTTTTCGACGGCATCATCTACGATCGCTATCAAGTAAAATATGCTTTTGGTTATAAGATCACGATCGAAAATCAAAGTAACGATTCGGTTCAACTAAAATCAAGATTCTGGAAAATAAAAGATGCCTTGAATAAGACCGAAACTGTAGAAGGAGAAGGCGTTATTGGTAAAAAACCAGTTATAAAACCAGGTGAAAAACATACTTACCAGAGTGGCTGCCTTTTAAACACCCCTTTTGGTGCAATGATTGGTCATTATAACATGATTAACTTCACTAATACCAGAAGATTTCGAGTTCAGATTCCTTCCTTTAAATTAAGCGCGCCTTTTGCTTTAAACTAG
- a CDS encoding Na(+)-translocating NADH-quinone reductase subunit C, producing MEEKTVNKTNTNGYTFLFAIIMVLVVASVLAFTATSLKPLQTENVRNEKMQNILATVGIQTSRDSAQALYDKYITETISLTEDGSVDKSADAFEVDLTKELRKPVSEQIYPLYIANIEGAKYYIVPLRGKGLWDAIWGYISLKDDVNTIKGAVFDHKGETPGLGAEITQAWFQERFADEKIFDENGNLVGVSVVKGGNASSSKDNNEVDAISGATITGNGVSDMISERLKHYLPYFKQQTDVKVATK from the coding sequence ATGGAAGAGAAAACAGTTAATAAAACAAATACTAACGGTTATACCTTTCTATTCGCCATTATTATGGTGTTGGTAGTAGCCAGTGTACTTGCATTTACAGCGACCTCGCTTAAACCATTGCAGACAGAAAATGTTCGTAATGAAAAAATGCAGAATATTCTTGCTACTGTAGGTATACAAACTAGTAGAGATAGCGCGCAGGCCTTATATGATAAGTATATAACAGAAACAATTTCTTTAACCGAAGATGGTTCTGTTGATAAATCTGCAGACGCTTTTGAAGTAGATCTTACCAAAGAATTACGTAAACCAGTAAGCGAGCAGATATACCCTTTGTACATTGCTAATATAGAAGGTGCTAAATATTATATTGTACCACTTAGAGGTAAAGGTCTTTGGGACGCAATCTGGGGGTATATTTCTTTAAAAGATGATGTAAATACCATCAAAGGAGCTGTATTTGATCATAAAGGAGAAACACCTGGTTTAGGTGCAGAGATTACACAGGCATGGTTTCAGGAGCGTTTTGCTGATGAAAAGATTTTCGATGAAAACGGAAATTTAGTTGGTGTGTCTGTTGTAAAAGGTGGTAACGCAAGTTCTAGTAAGGATAATAATGAGGTGGATGCTATTTCTGGAGCTACTATTACCGGAAACGGAGTTTCAGATATGATTTCAGAAAGACTTAAGCATTATCTTCCTTATTTTAAGCAACAAACTGACGTTAAAGTAGCAACTAAATAA
- a CDS encoding DUF3667 domain-containing protein, which produces MKSKRSLIEYRGEECLNCGKTLEKEQKYCPECGQLNSTKKLALGDFFSEFFSGLFAYDSRFIRTMKILLFKPGKISKDYIEGKRMRYVNPYRFFLTTSIIFFIIYGYDFSFEGINLDQEPEEVARNLEEFNEKNNTNIEVKVENPFQNLDSIIKASSKDNLKEKETYRDHLITEQELDTMSFIDALDAKSKLFSSYFEETKNNIPADAVTKLDLKNSGYNHWLYKKVVDYNLVKQNPQLFINYLISKLPFIIFAFLPIFSLFLSLLYIRSKYNYMEHLTFAFHTQSMCFILYSIALIIDLITGDSFGVNFAHLIFIGYLFQGLRKFYQQGKLKTTVKFMILNIIFFTLAIIVGLISIFGSFAVF; this is translated from the coding sequence ATGAAATCTAAGCGATCTTTAATTGAATATCGCGGTGAAGAATGCCTTAACTGCGGAAAAACTTTAGAGAAAGAACAAAAATATTGTCCCGAATGCGGACAGTTAAATTCTACAAAAAAATTAGCCCTTGGTGATTTCTTTTCTGAATTTTTTTCAGGATTGTTTGCCTACGATTCCAGGTTTATAAGAACGATGAAAATACTTCTTTTTAAGCCCGGTAAAATTTCCAAAGATTATATTGAAGGTAAACGTATGCGTTACGTAAACCCCTATAGATTCTTTTTAACTACCTCCATTATCTTTTTTATTATCTACGGATATGATTTTTCTTTTGAAGGAATCAATTTAGATCAAGAACCTGAAGAAGTCGCTAGAAACCTGGAAGAGTTTAATGAGAAAAATAATACAAATATTGAAGTTAAAGTTGAAAATCCTTTTCAAAACCTTGATTCAATTATCAAAGCCAGTTCTAAGGACAACTTAAAAGAAAAAGAAACCTACAGAGATCACCTTATTACAGAGCAAGAATTGGACACCATGTCTTTTATAGATGCTTTAGATGCAAAATCCAAGCTCTTTAGTTCCTATTTCGAAGAAACAAAGAATAATATCCCAGCTGATGCGGTTACAAAACTTGATCTTAAGAATTCTGGATACAATCACTGGCTTTACAAGAAAGTAGTCGATTATAATTTGGTAAAACAAAACCCGCAATTGTTCATAAATTATCTAATTAGTAAACTCCCGTTTATCATTTTTGCTTTCTTACCTATCTTTTCTCTTTTTTTAAGCTTGTTGTATATTCGTTCTAAGTACAATTATATGGAGCATCTCACATTTGCATTTCATACGCAAAGCATGTGTTTTATTTTGTACAGCATAGCTTTAATTATAGATTTGATTACCGGAGATAGCTTCGGAGTTAATTTTGCGCATCTTATTTTTATTGGGTATTTATTTCAGGGATTACGTAAATTCTACCAGCAGGGAAAACTAAAAACCACTGTTAAATTTATGATTCTCAACATTATATTTTTTACCTTAGCCATAATTGTAGGGCTAATATCAATATTCGGCTCTTTTGCAGTTTTTTAA
- the pruA gene encoding L-glutamate gamma-semialdehyde dehydrogenase: MGKGFFHVPKAQNEPVKSYAPGTPEREEVLLTYKELYNTKVDVPLYIGSEEIRTGKTLNINPPHDHQHDCGVYHLAEKKHIEQAIDTALEARKKWAKLEWEQRAAVFLKAADLISGPYRQKMNAATMIGQSKTVYQAEIDAAAEICDFLRFNVEYMSDLYNEQPNSSDGNWNRIEYRPLEGFVYAITPFNFTAISGNLPSSAALMGNVAVWKPSDSQMLSAQVIMEVFKEAGVPDGVINMVQGDPEMITDTVLASPDFAGIHYTGSTEVFKNIWTKIGNNIHTYKSYPRIVGETGGKDFIVAHPTSNAKQVATAITRGAFEYQGQKCSAASRVYLPKSLWPEIKDYVIEDVKSIKMGSPEDLTNFFSAVIHEKSFDKLSSYIEKAKEDDDAEIVVGGNCDKSKGYFVEPTVILAKDPHYTTMEEELFGPVVTIYVYEDDKWEETLHTVDNTSAYALTGAVFSADRYEAAKATDILQNAAGNFYINDKPTGAVVGQQPFGGARASGTNDKAGSKLNLMRWISPRLIKETFVPATDYKYPHMKE, encoded by the coding sequence ATGGGAAAAGGATTTTTTCACGTTCCGAAAGCGCAAAATGAACCAGTAAAATCATACGCTCCTGGAACTCCAGAAAGAGAAGAAGTATTATTAACATATAAGGAGTTGTACAATACCAAAGTAGATGTACCACTTTACATAGGTTCTGAAGAAATTAGAACCGGAAAAACATTAAATATAAATCCGCCTCACGACCATCAACACGATTGCGGTGTTTACCATTTAGCCGAGAAAAAACATATAGAACAAGCGATCGATACTGCATTGGAAGCTCGTAAGAAATGGGCGAAATTAGAATGGGAACAAAGAGCTGCGGTATTTTTAAAAGCAGCAGATCTAATTTCGGGACCTTACCGTCAGAAAATGAATGCTGCTACTATGATCGGTCAGTCTAAAACTGTCTATCAGGCAGAAATTGATGCGGCAGCAGAGATTTGTGACTTTTTACGTTTTAACGTAGAATATATGTCTGATCTTTATAATGAGCAACCAAACTCTTCAGACGGAAATTGGAATCGTATAGAATATCGCCCATTAGAAGGTTTTGTATATGCGATTACACCATTTAATTTTACAGCGATATCTGGTAATTTACCAAGTAGTGCTGCATTAATGGGTAATGTTGCCGTATGGAAACCTAGTGACAGCCAAATGCTTTCTGCACAAGTAATCATGGAAGTATTTAAAGAAGCTGGTGTACCAGACGGCGTGATTAATATGGTACAGGGTGATCCAGAAATGATTACAGATACTGTATTGGCCAGCCCAGATTTCGCCGGAATCCATTATACTGGTAGTACTGAAGTATTTAAGAATATTTGGACTAAAATTGGTAATAACATTCACACATACAAGTCTTACCCAAGAATTGTTGGAGAAACAGGCGGAAAAGATTTTATTGTTGCACATCCAACCTCGAATGCTAAGCAAGTTGCTACAGCGATTACTCGTGGAGCATTTGAATATCAGGGACAAAAATGTAGTGCTGCATCCAGAGTTTATTTACCAAAAAGTTTATGGCCAGAAATTAAAGATTACGTTATTGAAGACGTAAAATCAATAAAAATGGGATCTCCGGAAGACCTTACTAATTTCTTCTCTGCCGTAATACACGAAAAATCATTCGATAAATTATCTTCTTATATCGAAAAAGCAAAAGAAGATGATGATGCTGAAATCGTGGTTGGTGGTAATTGTGATAAATCGAAAGGTTATTTTGTAGAACCTACTGTAATTTTAGCGAAAGATCCTCACTATACAACAATGGAAGAGGAATTATTTGGCCCAGTTGTAACCATTTACGTTTATGAAGATGATAAGTGGGAAGAAACTTTACATACTGTTGATAATACGAGTGCTTATGCCTTAACTGGGGCTGTATTTTCTGCCGATCGTTACGAAGCAGCAAAAGCTACTGATATCTTACAAAACGCTGCTGGTAATTTCTATATTAACGACAAACCAACCGGAGCCGTTGTAGGCCAACAACCATTTGGTGGAGCAAGAGCTAGTGGTACTAACGATAAAGCAGGATCTAAACTTAATTTAATGCGTTGGATTTCTCCTCGTTTAATTAAGGAAACTTTCGTTCCAGCTACCGATTATAAATATCCTCATATGAAAGAATAA
- the nqrE gene encoding NADH:ubiquinone reductase (Na(+)-transporting) subunit E, giving the protein MEYINLFVRSIFVENMIFAYFLGMCSYLAVSKTVNTAVGLGAAVIFVLTVTVPINFLLDQYLLSPGALAWLSPEYANVDLSFLSFIMFIAVIASMVQLVEMIVEKFAPALYGALGIFLPLIAVNCAILGGSLFMQQKNFGGIGEAVTYGLGSGIGWFLAIIAIAAIREKITYSNVPAPLKGLGITFIITGLMAIGFMSFMGIKL; this is encoded by the coding sequence ATGGAATATATAAATTTATTTGTTAGAAGTATTTTCGTAGAAAATATGATTTTTGCCTACTTCTTAGGAATGTGTTCCTATTTAGCAGTGTCAAAAACAGTGAATACGGCTGTTGGTCTTGGAGCGGCAGTTATCTTTGTACTTACTGTAACGGTGCCTATCAACTTTCTATTAGATCAATACTTATTAAGTCCTGGTGCATTGGCATGGCTAAGTCCAGAATATGCAAACGTAGATCTTAGTTTCTTAAGTTTTATCATGTTTATTGCAGTTATTGCATCTATGGTACAATTAGTAGAGATGATTGTTGAAAAATTTGCTCCTGCTCTTTATGGTGCTTTAGGGATATTTCTTCCACTTATCGCAGTAAACTGTGCGATTTTAGGAGGATCTCTTTTTATGCAACAAAAGAATTTTGGAGGAATTGGAGAAGCAGTAACTTATGGTTTAGGTAGTGGAATCGGGTGGTTCCTTGCTATTATAGCTATCGCTGCTATTAGAGAGAAAATAACCTACTCTAATGTTCCTGCACCATTAAAAGGTCTTGGTATTACATTTATCATTACCGGATTAATGGCAATAGGATTTATGAGTTTTATGGGTATTAAATTATAA
- a CDS encoding NRDE family protein, which produces MCTVSIFPKGKHSDSFILSFNRDEAIERETLPPKKENVNGCEMIFPKDAVAGGTWLGVSAHKRLIGIMNGEFKAHKRNPPYRKSRGVVVKEFLAMEDVKMYAENYDFEGIEPFTMLCVDWSSDLTITEMVWDAKQLHIKNVHLKPQIWSSSPLYDSAMKKNRTEWFDEFKKETKISAESIWDFHHNAGVGDATIDLIVDRGFLKTQSISQIEISKKRKQFKYEELATGSLKIINLQDLV; this is translated from the coding sequence ATGTGTACAGTAAGTATTTTTCCAAAAGGAAAGCATTCAGATTCTTTCATATTAAGCTTCAACCGGGACGAGGCGATAGAACGAGAAACTTTACCTCCCAAAAAGGAAAATGTTAATGGATGTGAAATGATTTTTCCAAAAGATGCCGTTGCTGGGGGTACTTGGCTAGGGGTAAGTGCTCATAAACGTTTAATTGGGATCATGAACGGAGAATTTAAAGCACATAAACGCAATCCTCCCTATCGAAAAAGCAGGGGTGTAGTGGTAAAAGAATTTCTAGCTATGGAAGATGTAAAAATGTATGCTGAAAACTACGATTTTGAAGGTATCGAGCCTTTTACAATGCTTTGTGTTGATTGGTCTTCAGATCTAACAATTACTGAAATGGTTTGGGATGCAAAGCAGTTGCATATAAAAAATGTTCACTTAAAACCTCAAATTTGGTCTTCATCTCCGCTGTATGATTCTGCAATGAAGAAAAATAGGACAGAATGGTTTGATGAATTTAAAAAAGAAACAAAAATTTCTGCGGAAAGTATTTGGGATTTTCATCATAACGCAGGTGTAGGAGATGCAACTATAGATCTTATCGTAGATCGAGGATTTTTAAAAACACAAAGTATTTCGCAGATTGAAATTAGTAAAAAACGGAAGCAATTTAAATACGAAGAGTTAGCAACCGGAAGTTTAAAAATAATAAATCTTCAAGATCTAGTTTAA
- a CDS encoding NADH:ubiquinone reductase (Na(+)-transporting) subunit B: MEWIRQRLDKFKEPFGKGKKLEKYAPAVNALDTFLFTPNHTTQTGAHIRDGVDLKRTMITVVLALIPALIFGMWNGGYQYLHQLPEYADGVPFMDAFLEGAAKIVPMIIVSYVIGLGIEFAFAIYRGHEVNEGYLVTGLLIPMVMPIDIPLWMVGVSVVFSVIIGKEAFGGTGMNILNPALTARAFAFFAYPTYMSGNTVWVHNAYEVDGVSGETILGKLASDTDVPYSTLDMFSGLIPGSVAETSTICILAGALLLILTKVGSWRIILSGFAGAAVMGLIFNSLPSLGIEGNPLTNFPWYNHLVIGGLAFGIVFMATDPVSASQTMKGKWIYGFLIGLFAVMIRIFNPAYPEGIMLAILLMNVFAPVIDHYVIQGNVKKRKKRLATVKEQQVKTA, translated from the coding sequence ATGGAATGGATAAGACAACGATTAGATAAATTTAAAGAGCCTTTCGGTAAAGGGAAAAAGCTTGAAAAATATGCCCCTGCCGTAAATGCTCTTGATACTTTTTTATTTACACCCAATCACACCACTCAAACTGGTGCTCACATTCGTGATGGTGTAGATTTAAAAAGAACAATGATAACAGTGGTATTGGCTTTAATTCCAGCCTTGATCTTTGGTATGTGGAATGGAGGTTATCAATACCTACATCAATTACCAGAATATGCAGATGGCGTTCCTTTTATGGATGCGTTTTTAGAAGGAGCTGCTAAAATTGTACCTATGATCATAGTTTCTTATGTTATAGGTCTTGGTATCGAGTTTGCTTTTGCAATTTATAGAGGTCACGAGGTAAACGAAGGTTACTTAGTTACTGGTTTACTTATTCCTATGGTAATGCCAATTGATATACCGCTTTGGATGGTTGGTGTTTCTGTAGTTTTTTCAGTAATAATAGGTAAAGAAGCTTTTGGAGGAACAGGGATGAATATTCTAAACCCTGCGCTAACAGCTCGTGCTTTTGCATTTTTTGCATACCCAACTTATATGTCTGGTAACACTGTTTGGGTTCATAATGCTTATGAAGTAGATGGAGTTTCTGGAGAAACTATCCTAGGGAAGTTAGCTTCAGATACAGATGTTCCTTATAGCACACTAGATATGTTCTCTGGTTTAATACCAGGTTCTGTTGCCGAAACATCTACAATATGTATTTTGGCAGGAGCTTTATTGCTAATACTTACAAAAGTAGGAAGCTGGAGAATAATTTTAAGTGGTTTTGCCGGAGCAGCTGTAATGGGATTAATTTTTAATTCACTACCATCTTTAGGTATAGAAGGAAATCCTCTTACAAATTTCCCTTGGTATAACCATCTTGTAATAGGAGGTTTGGCTTTTGGAATTGTATTTATGGCTACTGATCCTGTTTCTGCATCACAAACCATGAAAGGGAAATGGATATATGGATTTTTAATCGGATTGTTTGCAGTAATGATTCGAATTTTCAATCCCGCCTATCCAGAAGGTATTATGTTGGCTATTTTATTAATGAACGTATTTGCGCCGGTAATCGATCACTACGTGATCCAGGGCAATGTGAAGAAGAGAAAGAAAAGATTAGCTACAGTTAAAGAACAACAAGTGAAAACAGCTTAG
- a CDS encoding Na(+)-translocating NADH-quinone reductase subunit A gives MSKDIRIKRGLTLRLKGEAEKQIVEAPRSKTYAIKPPDFHSVVPKMVLKEGAKVLAGDVLFFSKYAEEIKFTSPVSGTLKEIKRAEKRRIVEVIIEADATDAYKDFGTLNAATAPAEAVSEKILASGCGAFFMQRPYDVVADPKDTPKAIFISAVTTAPLAADLGFVLKDKVKSFQEGIYAIQKLTPGKVHLSVDDSSYPILKDIKGVELHKVSGPHPAGNVGVQIHKIDPVNAGERVWVVGADHVPVIGDLFLTGKLHAKKAIAVAGSEVKDPKYYEVIVGANSADLIGNQIPDDVRIISGDVLTGDRISNNHYLGFYHNTLTLIPEGNNYRMFGWLPFTYNNIHSNSKTSLSWLFPNRKYEPTTNLHGEERALVVTGEMEEVLPMDIYPMQLLKACMAGDIEKMENLGIYEVAPEDFALIDYVNTSKLEAQEIIRLGLDLMITEVG, from the coding sequence ATGTCAAAAGACATTCGAATAAAAAGAGGACTTACTCTACGATTAAAAGGGGAGGCGGAAAAACAAATAGTTGAGGCCCCAAGGTCCAAGACCTATGCGATTAAACCTCCAGATTTTCATTCAGTTGTTCCAAAAATGGTGCTCAAAGAAGGAGCAAAAGTATTAGCCGGAGATGTGCTTTTCTTTTCAAAATATGCTGAAGAGATTAAGTTTACTTCGCCTGTTAGCGGAACCCTGAAGGAAATTAAACGAGCTGAAAAGCGCCGAATAGTTGAGGTAATTATCGAAGCCGATGCTACAGATGCTTACAAAGATTTTGGAACACTTAATGCAGCAACCGCTCCGGCTGAAGCTGTTAGTGAAAAAATCCTTGCAAGTGGCTGCGGAGCTTTTTTTATGCAACGTCCTTACGATGTTGTAGCAGACCCTAAAGATACGCCTAAGGCCATTTTTATCTCAGCAGTAACCACCGCACCTTTAGCAGCAGATCTAGGCTTTGTTTTAAAAGATAAAGTGAAATCTTTTCAGGAAGGAATTTACGCTATACAAAAACTTACACCAGGAAAAGTTCATCTATCAGTAGATGATTCTTCCTATCCAATTTTAAAGGATATAAAAGGTGTAGAGTTACATAAAGTTAGCGGTCCTCATCCTGCAGGTAACGTTGGTGTTCAAATCCATAAAATTGATCCTGTAAATGCGGGCGAGCGTGTTTGGGTTGTGGGCGCAGATCACGTACCGGTGATTGGTGATTTGTTTTTAACCGGGAAGTTGCATGCTAAAAAAGCGATAGCAGTTGCTGGTAGTGAAGTGAAAGACCCAAAATATTACGAAGTAATTGTGGGAGCTAATTCTGCAGATTTAATTGGTAATCAAATCCCAGATGATGTAAGAATCATTTCTGGTGATGTGTTAACGGGAGATCGAATTAGTAACAATCACTATTTAGGTTTTTACCACAATACCTTAACCTTGATTCCTGAAGGTAATAATTATAGAATGTTTGGCTGGCTGCCGTTTACTTACAATAACATTCATTCTAATTCCAAAACTTCATTATCCTGGTTATTTCCTAATAGAAAATACGAACCTACAACAAACCTACATGGTGAGGAGCGTGCGCTGGTAGTTACAGGGGAAATGGAAGAAGTTTTACCTATGGATATATATCCAATGCAATTGCTTAAAGCATGTATGGCAGGGGATATCGAAAAAATGGAAAACTTAGGGATTTACGAAGTAGCGCCTGAAGATTTTGCGTTGATAGATTATGTTAACACTTCTAAATTAGAAGCTCAGGAAATTATTCGTCTAGGATTAGATTTAATGATTACTGAAGTAGGATAA
- a CDS encoding type IX secretion system plug protein, with the protein MKRLIFLIFSVFSIIPMCSQIAEETLPPNFIRTIRLFGDSNSTKGNPAIPINGVLNLTFDDIIGDEADYYYHIEHFDYNWQPTQLSKNEYLDGLDDIRVMNYQNSYNTLQPYSHYQLQIPNQYTKALKVSGNYMIKIYNENDELVFSRKFMVYESKVSVAAAIKRTRDLNYINTKQVVNFKISSPDLLLRNPDKTVKPLIIQNHNLKSAIKNIEPQYTVGNELIYRYDLPTSFWGGNEYLQFDTKDLRATTADIGKVDIDELYHHYLNMDVSRESTPYTYNPDINGDFVVRQLNADNSNIEAEYTWIHFTLKNYEPINNGTLHIYGNFNNFTIDNSTALHYNEETGYYENARLFKQGFYNYKYVLVNDNDSIDEGFISGNYDETENEYTVLVYYREIGGRYDRIIGLGSENSSNISN; encoded by the coding sequence ATGAAGCGATTAATTTTTCTTATTTTCAGTGTCTTTTCTATAATCCCTATGTGTAGCCAAATAGCGGAAGAAACACTACCTCCAAACTTTATAAGAACCATTCGGTTATTTGGTGACTCTAACAGCACCAAGGGAAATCCTGCAATCCCGATCAACGGAGTGTTAAATTTAACATTTGATGACATTATTGGAGACGAAGCAGATTACTATTACCATATTGAACATTTTGATTATAATTGGCAACCTACACAGCTATCTAAAAACGAATACCTAGACGGCCTTGACGATATTAGGGTTATGAATTACCAAAATTCGTACAATACACTTCAACCCTACTCGCACTACCAATTACAAATTCCTAATCAATATACCAAAGCCTTAAAAGTCTCAGGAAATTATATGATTAAAATCTATAATGAAAACGACGAATTAGTGTTTTCCAGAAAATTTATGGTTTATGAAAGTAAAGTAAGTGTTGCTGCCGCAATTAAACGTACTAGAGATTTAAATTATATAAATACGAAACAGGTGGTTAATTTCAAAATTAGTTCTCCAGATCTATTACTTCGAAATCCCGATAAAACTGTAAAACCACTCATTATTCAAAACCATAATTTAAAATCTGCCATTAAAAATATCGAACCTCAATACACCGTTGGGAATGAGCTCATTTACCGTTATGACCTGCCAACTTCTTTTTGGGGTGGTAACGAATATCTTCAATTTGACACCAAAGATCTTCGCGCAACCACAGCAGATATTGGAAAAGTAGATATTGATGAGCTATATCACCATTATTTAAATATGGACGTATCTAGAGAAAGTACTCCCTACACCTACAATCCAGACATTAATGGAGATTTTGTGGTAAGACAACTAAATGCTGATAACTCTAATATTGAAGCGGAGTACACCTGGATTCATTTTACATTAAAAAATTATGAACCAATAAATAACGGGACACTTCATATTTACGGAAATTTTAATAATTTCACCATAGATAATAGCACCGCGCTTCATTATAACGAAGAAACCGGATATTACGAAAATGCTCGCTTATTTAAACAGGGATTTTACAATTACAAATATGTACTTGTAAATGATAATGATAGCATTGACGAAGGTTTTATTAGTGGCAATTATGACGAAACTGAAAATGAATATACCGTATTAGTTTATTATCGTGAAATTGGAGGAAGGTATGATAGAATTATTGGCCTAGGAAGCGAAAACTCCAGCAATATTAGCAACTAA